The Pirellulales bacterium DNA window CGAATGCATAAAGAATGACGAAGCCCGAATGTCGAAGATCCGCCGCGGCGCGACGCATCGCCGTAGGATGCCTTCTGATTCGTCATTCGATCATTAGCCATTCTTTAGACATTCGTCATTCCTCACTTGCCCTTTTGAAACGGATCGGTCGGAACGGGGCCGAGGCCGGAACCGCCCGCGCCTTCTGCCGGCGTCTTCTTCTTGATAATGTCGGCCGGGCCGACGTGGACTTTCTTGTAGTCCTCATCGGAAATCAGGAAGTACCAGTCCGCGAAGCGATCGTTGAGCTGCTTGGCGTGCTCCTTGCCTTTCTTAACCGACGCGTCGTACTCGTCCTGCTTGCGCTTGTTTTCCGTCTCGACCCGCTTGCGCTGCTCGTCGAGGGCTTTTTCTTCATCCGCCCGCTTGATGTCGCTCGGCGGATTTTTGTCTGCACCGGGTTTCTTGCCGTCGCCGGCGGCTTTGGATTCGGCCGGCTTCGCGGCCGGCGGCTTGTCGTCCGGTTTCGCGGCCGCGGGATTCGGCGCCGCGGGCTGTGCGGCCTCAGGCTGTTTGGCGCCGCCTTTGGCCGCAGGTTCGTCGGCGAGCGCCAAGAGCATGTCGCCGCGATTGATCTCGGCCGATTTCTTGGCGGACGGAGCTTTGTTGTCCGGCGCCTTACCGGACGCGGGGCTGGCCGCCGGCGGCTTTGTTGGGGCGGGGCTCGTCGCGGGAGCCTTGTCGGGCGCCTTGCCCGCATCGGGTTTCTTCTCGTCGGTTTTCTTCGCTTCGGGAAGCGGTTCGAGAGTCGGCTTGGCGATCAAGTCTTCATTGAACCGCGCGGTCACGAACACGACTCGCTCGGCATTGGTTCGCTTTTGATCGTCGGCGGATTTCGCGGCGGTTTTCTTGTCCTTCGCATCGTCCTTGTCGCGGAGCGTCAGGTCCACGCCCCCGAAGCGAATCGTGTATTCCACGCCGTCCTTCATTCCCACGGTCATGTCGCCCCCCGCCGAGAAAACATCGGTTGGCTTTTTTTCCGGCAGCGGGACGAAGCCTTTGTTGGCGAGCGAGTCTTGGGATTCCGCGTCGTCGAAGAAGGTCTTATTCTTCTTGAGCTTTTCCGCGAGCGGGGCCGGCTTGCGTTTGACGTCGGCGATTTTCAGGCCGGAAAGATTCATCTTCGCGTCGTTAAGCTTGGCCGTATCGAGTTCTTCATCGGCGGCCAGCTTCGCTTCGGTTGGCTTGTCGTTCTTGTAGTCGGTCAGCTTGCTGACGGTCCAAGAGGCCTTCGGATCGTTGTATTCCAAGGCGATATCGCTCTTGCGGGCGACGCCGATCTCCTGGCCGCGCTCTTCGAGATTGTAATCGCGGATTTGCAGCTTGGTGATGTCCCAATGCTGCTTCAGCCCGAGCAGATCGGAATCGATCCAATCGGGAAACTTCGTGGAGAATAGGTCGGTGGCCAGCGCCGCCTTGTAAACGCGGTCTTGTCCGGCGCGGCGGACAAACCGCAAGCTCGACGAGGTTTCGCTGCCGCCGGCCGGCTTGTCTTCCTTGCCGATGATGAGCCGGGCCAAATCCTTGCCATCTTTGTCCTTCACCGTGACCAGTTTGCCGACGCCAACGGCGGGCTGTCGGAGCTTCACGGGGTCCGGCTCGACGACCCCGTAGGTCTCGTGGCTTCCCTGGGCGTCGCTGACAACCTCGATCACCTTGAGGTTGATCAAATCGCTGGCGGCTTTGACGACGTGGTCCTCGGCATTGGCCGGGTAGTTTCCGTGCGAGGGCACGCACCATTTGCCATCGACCAAGGCCACCTTGAAATTGCGGACCGCCTGGGTCGCTTCATCGAACGTGGCGATCTCCATGCTCTTGGCGGCCGTGGGGTCCTTCCACTCCGTGAACAGCGGTTGGCCGATCTCGCCTTCTTTCTCGGCATAGGGGAGCTTGGGGCGACTGACAATCGCCAGGACCAGCAGCACCGCGGCGACCGCAACGGTCGAGATCGTTTTCGTGGATTCAGTCATTGGTCAAAGTTCCACTGGTAAGTTTTTAACGGTGAACGGTCGCAGTCGTAGGGTGCGTCAAGTCCGCGCGGACGCACCGGAATCGCGTGCTACGGTGCGTCTGCGCAAAGCCTTGACGCACCCTACGGCTACTTTGTACTTCGTACTTTTATCGCAGTCGCGACTTTGCAACTCCCTCGCGCTCTTCCGCGCGGCGGCGGAAGTAGACGAACACGGCCACCAGGAACGGCGGGATCGGTGGAAACAGCACGGCAATAAACTTGTAAAAATTCTGCTCGTGGCGGATGTCTGTATTCAATTTGCGATCGAG harbors:
- a CDS encoding DUF4340 domain-containing protein, coding for MTESTKTISTVAVAAVLLVLAIVSRPKLPYAEKEGEIGQPLFTEWKDPTAAKSMEIATFDEATQAVRNFKVALVDGKWCVPSHGNYPANAEDHVVKAASDLINLKVIEVVSDAQGSHETYGVVEPDPVKLRQPAVGVGKLVTVKDKDGKDLARLIIGKEDKPAGGSETSSSLRFVRRAGQDRVYKAALATDLFSTKFPDWIDSDLLGLKQHWDITKLQIRDYNLEERGQEIGVARKSDIALEYNDPKASWTVSKLTDYKNDKPTEAKLAADEELDTAKLNDAKMNLSGLKIADVKRKPAPLAEKLKKNKTFFDDAESQDSLANKGFVPLPEKKPTDVFSAGGDMTVGMKDGVEYTIRFGGVDLTLRDKDDAKDKKTAAKSADDQKRTNAERVVFVTARFNEDLIAKPTLEPLPEAKKTDEKKPDAGKAPDKAPATSPAPTKPPAASPASGKAPDNKAPSAKKSAEINRGDMLLALADEPAAKGGAKQPEAAQPAAPNPAAAKPDDKPPAAKPAESKAAGDGKKPGADKNPPSDIKRADEEKALDEQRKRVETENKRKQDEYDASVKKGKEHAKQLNDRFADWYFLISDEDYKKVHVGPADIIKKKTPAEGAGGSGLGPVPTDPFQKGK